Part of the Synechococcus sp. HK01-R genome is shown below.
ATCAGCCATCACGAAGAAGGGATCGCTGCCGGTGAGGTTGTCGAGTAGGGGACGGAATAGGTCGCCATCTCCGTTGCTGAAGTGGCCGATCTCCACCAGGCGGATCGCCTCGGCGAGTTCGGGCAGTCCCTGAATCACGTCCCAGGGGCGATAGCCCGCTTGCTTGAGGGCACTGATCTCCTCCACGGTCTTGCCGAACAGGAAGAAGTTTTCGCCGCCCACCCGCTCGCGGATCTCCACATTGGCGCCATCGAGGGTGCCGATCGTGAGCGCACCGTTCATGGCGAATTTCATGTTGCCGGTGCCGGAGGCTTCCTTGCCGGCGGTGGAGATCTGCTCGGAGAGATCCGACGCCGGATACACCTTCTCGCCCAGCTTCACGTTGTAATCCGGCAGGAACACCACCCGCAGGCGGCCATCCATGTCTGGATCAGCGTTCACCGTTTCGGCGATGCCGTTGATGAAGCGGATGATCAGCTTGGCCATGTAATAGCCCGGTGCTGCCTTGCCGCCAAAGATCACCGTGCGCGGGGCCATGCCGTCGGCCTGGCCGTTCTTGATCCGCAGGTACTGCGTGATCACCTGCAGGGCGTTGAGGTGTTGGCGCTTGTACTCGTGGATGCGCTTCACCTGCACGTCAAACAGGCTGGCGGGGTCTACCAGCACACCGGTGTGACGGTGGATGTAGCTGGAGAGCTTGCGCTTCACCGAGAGCTTGGTGTTGCCCCAGTGCTCCAGGAAGCCGTGGTCGTGCTGGCGCTCCTCGAGGCGGCGCAGCTGTTCCATGTCGGTGATCCAGCCCTCGCCGATGTGCTCGTCCAGCAGGGTGGAGAGTTCGGGGTTGGAGAGGGCCACCCAGCGGCGGGGGGTGACGCCGTTGGTCACGTTGCTGAATTTCTCCGGCCACAGCTCGGCGAATTCAGGCAGCAGCTGGCTCTTCACCAGGTCGGAGTGGAGAGCGGCCACGCCATTCACGTGGTGGGCGCCAATCGTGGCCAGGTGGGCCATGCGCACCGCCTTGCCGCCCTCTTCGTCAATGATCGACAGCTTGCGCTGAATCGTGTCGTTGCCAGGGAAGCGCAGGCGCACCTGCTGCAGGAAGCGGCGGTTGATCTCGTAGATCAGCTCCAGGTGGCGGGGCAGCAGGTCGGCGAACAGGCTCAGATCCCACTTCTCCAGCGCCTCAGGCAGCAGGGTGTGGTTGGTGTAAGCGACCGAGCGGCTGGTGATGTCCCAAGCCTTCTCCCACTCCAGGTGGCGGTCATCGATCAGCAAGCGCATCAGCTCGGCCACGGCGATCGCCGGATGGGTGTCGTTGAGCTGAACGGTCCAGTAGTTGGGGAAGTCCTCGACGTTGAGACCGCGATGGTCAAGGCTGCGCAGCATGTCCTGCAGCGAGCAGCTCACGAAGAAGTGCTGCTGCTTCAGGCGCAGGCGGCGGCCCTCATCGGTGCCGTCATTGGGATACAGCACCTTGGAGAGGGTTTCACTGCCCACTTTCTCCTCAACGGCGCCGTAGTAATCGCCGATGTTGAAGGCATAGAAATCGAAGCTTTCCGTGGCATCGGCGCGCCACAGGCGCAGGCGATCGCAGGTGTTCACCCGGTAGCCCAGCACGGGAACGTCGTGGGGCACACCGATCGCATGCTCGGCTGGGATCCAGCGGGAGCGGTAGTTGCCTTTGTCGTCGATGTAGCTTTCGGTGCGGCCGCCGAAGCCCACGAAGCAGGCTTCATCCGGCTGGGGTAGCTCCCAGGGCCAACCGCCTTTCAGCCACTTGTCGGTGACCTCCACCTGCCAGCCGTCGCGGATCAGCTGATCGAAGATGCCGAACTCGTAGCGGATGCCATAGCCGGTGGCGGGCACCTGCAGGCTGGCCAGCGATTCCATGTAACAGGCGGCAAGACGACCAAGGCCGCCATTGCCCAGCCCGGGCTCCTCCTCGACCTCGAGGATCTGTTGCAGCGACTCGATGCCAAAACGTCGGAGCGCTTCCTCTGCCTCCTTCTGGATGCCCAGGTTGAGGAGGTTGTTGTTGAGCTGGGGGCCAATCAGGAATTCCGCCGATAGGTAAGCGACGGTTTTCTGCGGCTGGGCACGGATCGCTTCCAGACTGGCCAGATAGCGGGTCATCAGCCGGTCGCGCACCGCATAGCTGAGGGCCATGTAGAGGTCATGGCGGCTTGCGGTGGGAGCCAGCTTGCCGAGCGTGAAGAAGAGGTGCTCGGTCATGCCGTCAAACACCGAGTCAGCGTCAAGGCCCGCCCGTTCCGGGTCGGCGTAGCAGCCGGGGGTGGGCAGACGCAGGTCGAGGCTTTGGGAAGGTGTGGTGCTCATGGCTGGGACGATGGGGAAGGGGGGCTTGGAAGTTCAGGCGATGCAGTTCAGGCGTTGCAGGAGGAGCGGCCGAGGCTCCAGCGCCAGTTGTTGATCTCCGGGGCATCGGTGCCGTGCTCGTAGGCGTAGGCACGTTGCTTTTGGATCTCGTCTTTCATCTGCTCCTTCACGTGGGCGGCGCGTGAGCCGAGACTCTCGACCCGGTCGATCACATCGATCACCAGGTTGTAGCGGTCGATCTGGTTGCTGATGGCCAGCTCAAGAGGGGTGTTGATGTTGCCTTTTTCCTTGTAACCACGCACGTGGAAGTTGTCGTGGTTCGGGCGGTTGTAGGCGAGACGGTGAATCAGCCAGGGATAGCCGTGGAAGTTGAAGATCACCGGCTTGTTGGGGGTGAACAGGCTGGCGAAGTCCAGGTCGCTGAGGCCATGGGGGTGATCCTTGGGTGCCGCGAGGGCGAACAGCTTGACCACATTCACGTAGCGGACCTTGAGATGTGGAATCCGCTCCCGCAGGATTTCGATCGCCGCCAGGCACTCTTTGGTGGGGATGTCGCCGGCGGAGGCGAGCACCACATCGGGCTCATCCGGTTCATTGCTGCAGTTGTCATTGCAGGCCCACTCCCAGATGCCGGCGCCCTTGGCCACATGGCGTCGGGCTTCATCAAGGGTCAGATATTGCAGGTGTTTCTGCTTGTCGGAGACGATGATGTTGGCGACATTGGTTTCGACCAGCGCCTTCTCGGCCACCGCCAGCAGGCTGTTGGCATCCGCAGGTAGGTACACGCGGGTGATGCTGCCCTTTTTGTTGCCGGCCAGATCGATAAAGCCGGGGTCTTGGTGGGTGAAGCCGTTGTGGTCCTGGCGCCAGACGGTGGAGGAGATCAGGCAGTTCCAGGGGCCGATCGGGGCGCGCCAAGGGATCTCCTCACAGTGCTCGAGCCACTTGCAGTGCTGGTTGAACATTGAGGCGACCACATGGGCGAAGGCCTCATAGGTGTGGAAGAAGCCGTTTCTGCCCGTGAGCAGATAGCCATCCATCATTCCCACCAGGGTGTGCTCTGACAGCATCTCTACCACCTGGCCATCCCGGGCGAGTTCACTGCCGTTGAGGTCTTCGGGCAGGAATTCGGCCATCCAAGCTTTCTTGGTGGCTCCGTAGACCGCCTGAAGGCGATTGGAGGCGGTTTCGTCGGGACCGAACAGGCGATAGCCGCCTGGATTGAGGCTGATCAGGTCGCGGATCAGCTCCCCGAGTGGGTAGGTGTTTTCCTTCTCAGTGGCGCCCGGCATCGGCACAGGCACCTCAAAGTTGCGCAGGTCGGGCATGACAAGCGCCTTGCGTAGGACGCCTCCATTCGTGTGCGGATTGGAGCCCATCCGCCGCTCACCTTTCGGGGCCAGGGCGCGGATTTCCTCGCGCACGGCCCCGTTGTCATCGAACAGCTCCCAGGGGCGGTAGCTCTTCATCCAGTCCTCGAGCAGGCGCAGGTGGCTCTCGTTGGTCTTGACGTCTGCCACCGGCACCTGATGGGAG
Proteins encoded:
- a CDS encoding glycogen/starch/alpha-glucan phosphorylase; translated protein: MSTTPSQSLDLRLPTPGCYADPERAGLDADSVFDGMTEHLFFTLGKLAPTASRHDLYMALSYAVRDRLMTRYLASLEAIRAQPQKTVAYLSAEFLIGPQLNNNLLNLGIQKEAEEALRRFGIESLQQILEVEEEPGLGNGGLGRLAACYMESLASLQVPATGYGIRYEFGIFDQLIRDGWQVEVTDKWLKGGWPWELPQPDEACFVGFGGRTESYIDDKGNYRSRWIPAEHAIGVPHDVPVLGYRVNTCDRLRLWRADATESFDFYAFNIGDYYGAVEEKVGSETLSKVLYPNDGTDEGRRLRLKQQHFFVSCSLQDMLRSLDHRGLNVEDFPNYWTVQLNDTHPAIAVAELMRLLIDDRHLEWEKAWDITSRSVAYTNHTLLPEALEKWDLSLFADLLPRHLELIYEINRRFLQQVRLRFPGNDTIQRKLSIIDEEGGKAVRMAHLATIGAHHVNGVAALHSDLVKSQLLPEFAELWPEKFSNVTNGVTPRRWVALSNPELSTLLDEHIGEGWITDMEQLRRLEERQHDHGFLEHWGNTKLSVKRKLSSYIHRHTGVLVDPASLFDVQVKRIHEYKRQHLNALQVITQYLRIKNGQADGMAPRTVIFGGKAAPGYYMAKLIIRFINGIAETVNADPDMDGRLRVVFLPDYNVKLGEKVYPASDLSEQISTAGKEASGTGNMKFAMNGALTIGTLDGANVEIRERVGGENFFLFGKTVEEISALKQAGYRPWDVIQGLPELAEAIRLVEIGHFSNGDGDLFRPLLDNLTGSDPFFVMADFADYLRAQDEVSRAWSDRQHWNRMSLLNTARSGFFSSDRSIREYCQSIWNVQPLNVEITCDVR
- a CDS encoding phosphoketolase, with protein sequence MTTTPYQASAAAVQAPMEEELQHLDAYWRAANYLAVGMIYLQDNPLLREPLRPEHIKNRLLGHWGSSPGQAFIWTHANRLINKYDLDMIYMSGPGHGAPGARGPVYIDGSYSERYPDKSMDEAGLKKFFKMFSFPGHIGSHCTAEMPGSIHEGGELGYVLSHACGSVFNNPELITIACVGDGEAETGPLATSWHINKFLNPIQDGAVLPVLHLNGYKIANPSILSRIPHEELESLLRGYGWTPIFVEGSDPMTMHRQMAVAMERSVLEIRAIREQARNSGEAFRPSWPMIVLRSPKGWTGPQEIDGKKIENFWRSHQVPVADVKTNESHLRLLEDWMKSYRPWELFDDNGAVREEIRALAPKGERRMGSNPHTNGGVLRKALVMPDLRNFEVPVPMPGATEKENTYPLGELIRDLISLNPGGYRLFGPDETASNRLQAVYGATKKAWMAEFLPEDLNGSELARDGQVVEMLSEHTLVGMMDGYLLTGRNGFFHTYEAFAHVVASMFNQHCKWLEHCEEIPWRAPIGPWNCLISSTVWRQDHNGFTHQDPGFIDLAGNKKGSITRVYLPADANSLLAVAEKALVETNVANIIVSDKQKHLQYLTLDEARRHVAKGAGIWEWACNDNCSNEPDEPDVVLASAGDIPTKECLAAIEILRERIPHLKVRYVNVVKLFALAAPKDHPHGLSDLDFASLFTPNKPVIFNFHGYPWLIHRLAYNRPNHDNFHVRGYKEKGNINTPLELAISNQIDRYNLVIDVIDRVESLGSRAAHVKEQMKDEIQKQRAYAYEHGTDAPEINNWRWSLGRSSCNA